Proteins encoded in a region of the Labeo rohita strain BAU-BD-2019 chromosome 22, IGBB_LRoh.1.0, whole genome shotgun sequence genome:
- the LOC127154071 gene encoding junctional adhesion molecule C-like: protein MIMKLAFNVLAVVWYSLEHGLSGVYTDKVSVLAVEGDSVTLHTGVETKNQEDIIWYFSGVRIAQISGDLSYICTDVQCNEGTERFRDRLNLDNQTGSLTITNITNTDSGEYKLKIISSSDSEKNFSISVTDVPATELYEKKEGESVSLDAGVIKSPNDVMMWYFNDTLIAEITGDQSKICTDDQCNKRFRDRLKLDHQTGSLLITNTRITDSGEYKLKIIIISSSKFSITRVRRFSVSVTAVPDSGLPAAAVAGVVVVAVLLVAAVAAGVVYRNRRGLSVL, encoded by the exons ATGATAATGAAGCTTGCCTTTAATGTACTCGCAGTGGTTTGGTATTCACTCGAACATG gtcTGTCTGGTGTTTATACAGACAAAGTGTCAGTGTTAGCagtggagggagattcagtcactctacacACAGGGGTTGAAACAAAGAACCAAGAGGATATTATCTGGTATTTCAGTGGTGTTCGCATCGCTCAAATCAGTGGAGATCTCAGTTATATCTGTACAGATGTTCAGTGTAATGAAGGAactgagagattcagagacagactgaatcTGGacaatcagactggatctctgaccatcacaaacatcacaaacacaGACTCTGGggaatataaactaaaaatcatCAGCAGCAGTGACAGTGAAAAGAACTTCAGTATTTCCGTCACTG aTGTTCCTGCTACTGAGCTATATGAAAAAAAGGAGGGAGAATCTGTCTCTTTAGATGCTGGTGTAATAAAATCCCCAAATGATGTGATGATGTGGTATTTTAATGATACTCTCATCGCTGAAATCACTGGAGATCAGAGTAAGATCTGTACAGATGATCAGTGTAAtaagagattcagagacagactgaagctggatcatcagactggatctctgctcatcacaaacaccagaatCACAGACTCTGGAGAATATAAACTTAagatcatcatcatcagcagCAGCAAATTCAGTATCACCAGAGTAAGAAGATTCAGTGTTTCTGTCACTG CTGTTCCAGATTCAGGTTTGCCTGCAGCTGCTGTAGCAGGAGTAGTTGTTGTTGCTGTTCTGCTGGTTGCTGCTGTAGCTGCTGGTGTGGTTTACCGTAACCGCAGGGGCCTTTCAGTATTATAA